The stretch of DNA CGACGAGGAATGGTGAGAGCCTGAGATGACTGCTCTTTTTGTTGTTTTAATCGCTGCTCAAATAGCTTTCGCTGTTCTGGAGAGAGAGCCGCAATCCGTTTAGCCAGGTCGTTCATCGTTTCAGCGCCAATTTGCTAACAATTTCAATCCCTCTTGTAGGGGCGAAGCATTCGGTAGAAGCATGCCAGATTCTCCGAAAAATTATTACCGAATGCTTCGCCCTTACGTTTGTAATGTGTGCTCAAAAGAAACTCAAAGCGGAATATTGCCGCCTCAACCCATTAGCGAGAGGTTTCTAATTGGGATTGAAGCTGTTCGGGAGTGAGGTTTTCGATATCCGCCAAGAGTTGCGCGATCGCCTCCAAATCCTCATCTTGCGGTTGCTGGGACTCAATCCATTGCGCCAATTCCGCGATCGTCGAAGCCTCGCTCAACAACACTCGCAGGGGCAATTCGACCTGGAATAAATCTCGCAATCGAGAGACCGCCTGCACAGCTAAGAGAGAATGTCCGCCCAGCTCAAAGAAATTGTCATGAATGCCAATGAGTTCCACCCCCAAGAGGTCTTGCCAGATATCAGCAATCTGCTGTTCTACGGCATGACGAGGAGCAACATAGGTCGTGTGAGGGAGAAGATGATCGCGCGATCGCCCTTCTGATGCGGAGGAGACAAACTGATCGATTGAGGGAGATTTTTGTTGCAACACTGCTTGCTGATGCTGCTCCAACACCGCTTGGAGATCTTGGGTGGAGACAATCACCTGGGGCAAACCATTTTGAAGAATCCGTTTGAAGACCTCAACGCCTTCCTCAGTGGTTAATCCTTGCTGTAAGCTATCTGCTCGCTGTTGCCGTAATGCCTCTGGAACCGCTGTATTCACAGCCATTCCCACCTGTTGCCAGATATCCCAATTGATCGCGATCGCTTTGGAACCATATTTGGCAGTCCAATAGGGAGCGAACGCATCTAAGAAAGCATTGGCAGCACAGTAATCCGTCTGTCCGAATTCCCCAATGATGCTACTGAGAGAAGAACAGAGGCAGAGGAAATCGAGTGGGATATCCTGCAACACCTCCTCCAAAACCAGCGTACCTTGCACTTTGGGCGCGAGGACAGCGGCTGCGGCTTCAAATGTTTTGAGCTGAGCAATGCCACCTCCGGCGATTCCTGCGGCATGAATGACTCCGTTCAGCTTGCCAAATCGTTTGAGCGTTTGAGCGATCGCATCTCTCATTTGCTCTCGATTCGTCACATCCGCCGCAACGACCAAAACTTCTGCACCCAAGGCTTCTAGGTTTTGTAAAGTTTGGGATTCTGCCTGTCCAGAGCGACTCACCAAAACCAGTTTTGCCTGCACCAATTCAGCCAGATAACAAGCGAGAGACAAACCAATGCCGCCCAATCCGCCAGTAATCAGATAGACCCCACCAGGTTGTAATTGAATTTGCGGTTCTGATGAAGACTCCAAGCATAAAGATTGCAAAGATTGCACCCAACGATGACGACCTCGATAAGCAATTTGCTGGAAGGCGTGATCTGAGGTAACGGAGAGCAGTTCTGATACGAGTTGTGCCCCCCTAGCCCCCCTTTCTGGTATGCCCGCTAGGGCTATATTTTGGGGGGAACAAGAAGTGTTGCTTGTATGTGAGTCAATATCGATATGGCAGCAAGTCAGGTTAGGCTGTTCTCTAGGCAGTACTCGGCAAAATCCTAAACTAGTGGCTGCGGCTGGATCAAGCGCTTCCTGCCCTGTAATGTCATACAAATCTTGCGTGAGTAAGGTCAGATGAATCCGATCGTTGGAATTCTGTTGAGCCAGGTACAGCAGACTATAGAATCCCAAAGCTTGCTTCTCTTCAGGCGATCGCTTTTCTTCTAGATTCCAGCAATGAACGATCGCCGTTGGCTGCTGAGGGATTGCCTGAAATAGCGTTTGATAGTCTTCTGGAGCTTGGGGATTAATGCTGTAGGTGCGATCATCTTGCTGGATGAAGCGATCGCCAATCATGACGCTGGTCACTGTATGCCCCGCTTGTTCTAGCTGAGTGGCAAGATCAGACCCAACACCGGATGAATCGGCAAAAATCAGATACCGCTGGGCAGTGGCGATCGCAGGTGCTACTAAGGGAGCTTGTTGCCAAGAAGGAACGTAGAACCAGTCGCTCACCTTTGGCTTTTTACCTAATGTAGGTGTGGGGGACGCTGGAGTAGAATTTACCTGCTTGCTGGGAGGATCGATCCAATAACGTTGACGCTCAAACGGATAAGTGGGCAATGGTAAACGTCGCCGTTGCTCGTCGGCATAGAACCCCGACCAGTCAATTTCCACCCCTGCTAACCACAGCCGCCCCAAGATATTGAGCAAGAAAGAGACATCTGATTCGGTATCCTTTTGAGCATCCTTAGGGTGACGCAAAGAGGTGAGGATAACCTGACCACTGGCCTGAGATTGATGCTGACGAATCAGGGTGCTGAGCGTCCGACCAGGGCCGACTTCTAGCAAAATGCAGTTGGGCTCTTGCAGCAGTTGGCTCACGCCTACCGAAAAGCGTACCGTTTGCCGCAAATGCTGGACCCAATAATCAGGACTGGTTGCTTCTGCTGCGGTCATCCAGGTGCCTGTCAGGTTCGACAATAACCGTCGGGTGGGAGGTTGTAACTTTACCTGGCTCACTGCGACCCGGAAGGATGCCAGAATCGGTTCCATCATGGCCGAGTGGAACGCGTGGGAGGTATGCAACAGACGGCATTCTATGTTTTTGGCAGTCAGGCGATCGCGCAACTCTTCAATTGCAGCCGTAGCACCTGACACCACACAGAGATTCAGGGCATTGATAGCTGCTAAGGAGAGATCATCATTCAGCCAGGGTTTGATCTGTGCTTCGGATAGTGAAACTGCCAGCATCGAACCCGTGGGTAGGGATTGCATTAGCTGACCCCGTTTTGCCACTAGTTTGAGCGCATCCTCAAACGAGAACACACCTGCCAAACAAGCGGCCACATATTCGCCCACGCTATGCCCAGTCAAGGCTTGCGGCTGCACTCCCCATGACATCCAAAGTTGAGCCAGGGCATATTCCACTAAGAACAGTGCAGGTTGAGCGATCGCGGTCTGTTGCAGTTGTTCAGGCTCAGCATTAGGTGCATAGAGGAGATCTCGCAGATCCAATCCCAACATGGGTTTTAACAGCTCAGAACCGCGATCGATCCACTCTCGAAAAACAGATTCGCTTTGATAGAGATCCCGTCCCATGCCGACATACTGCGCTCCCTGTCCGGGAAACAAGAAGTTGATGGAGCGGCTTTGCGGCGCTTCTACATGGGTGAGGATCTGTTTGGGATTTTGCGATCGCAAGATTTGCATGGCTTCAGCGTTGTTATTCCGACAAACCACCATGCGCCGATGATTAAATCGCTGCCGCCCCACTTGTAGGGTATAGGCAACATCTGCCAAATTCTGATTGGGATGCTGGGCTAAATGATCGCTCAAACGAGTTGTTGCCGCCTCTAAAGCAGACTCAGTTTTGGCAGACAACAGCAGCAGTTGCCAGGGACGAGAACTACCGGATGATGGGATTTTTGGTGCTTCTTCTAGTACTGCGTGAGCATTCGTGCCACCAATCCCAAAAGAACTCACGCCTGCCCGTCTTGGAGAAGGGGTTTGCCAATCTGTGAGTTGAGTATTCACATAGAATGGGCTGTTGGCAAAATCAATTTGTGGGTTCGGTTGCTCAAAATGCAAGCTGGGCGGAATTTGTTGGTGATGGAGAGCCAACGTCGTTTTGATCAGACTGGTCACACCCGCCGCCGCATCTAAATGTCCGATATTGGTTTTGACCGAACCGATCGCACAGAACTGTTTTTTCTGAGTTTGGCTCCGGAAGGCTTGCGTCAGCGCACTAATTTCAATCGGATCGCCTAATGCGGTGCCCGTACCATGCGTTTCAATGTAGCTAATTGTCTCCGGTTCAATCTCGGCTACGGCTAGGGCTTCCGCGATCGCCTCAGCTTGTCCTTCCACGCTAGGAGCCGTATACCCCACTTTCACCGCACCATCATTGTTGATTGCAGTGCCTTTAATCACGGCATAGATCATGTCTCGATCGGCGATCGCATCTTCCAATCGTTTCAGCACCACGACACCAACCCCATTTCCTGCCACGGTTCCCGCTGCTTGGGCATCAAAGGCCCGACAGTGACCATCGGGTGAAAGAATCCCTCCTGTTTGGTGTAGATATCCGGTGCCATGAGGCACAGAAACCGTCACGCCACCTGCCAAAGCCATGTCGCACTGGTAGCTGAGCAAACTCTGACAAGCAAGGTTAGTCGCGACCAGAGAGGTAGAGCAAGCGGTTTGGATATCAAGGCTCGGCCCCTTCAAGTTGAGCTTGTAAGAAACCCGCGTGGTGAGATGATCCTTTTCATTCCCGATCACGGTTTGATAGCCGTAGGTTTGATCTAACAGATGTGGATGTCCCGCTAGATTAAAGACCAAATAGCTATCCCAACCGACACCTGCATAGACGCCAATCCGTCCGTCATAACGTTGGGGATCATATCCAGCGTGTTCTAATCCTTCCCAGGCACATTCCAAAAACAAGCGCTGTTGGGGGTCTAAGGTCTCCGCTTCCCGTGGGCTGTAGCCAAAGAAGGTGGCATCAAATTGATCAATGCCCTCTAAAACAGCGCCCGCTTTCACATAGTTGGGATGCTGTAAAAGATCGGGATCAACTCCCGCAGCCAACAATTCTTCATCACTAAACCAGGCGATCGCTTCGACGCCGTTTTGCAAGTTGTGCCAGAATTCTTGGATGTTTTTTGCACCCGGAAACCGACCCGTCATGCCGATAATGGCGATTCCATCTAGTGAGTTGGTCGTCATGAGTTTGGTTCTCTACGATGAATGAAGGTTAGAGGCGTAGGGAGAAGTTAGCGTCTTGTCGGTTTGCTAGCCCGTCGGTCTTGTAAGGCGGCTTTGCGACGTTGTGCTCGATCGTAAACAGGTTGCAAATCGGTGGGAGCGTCGTGCTGAGTGAGATACTGCGCCAGCGATCGCACGGTCGGATATTTGAACAAATCAATCACAGCGATGTCTCGCTTCAGGCTCGATTGCAGCGCCTGTTGCACCTGAATCACCAAGAGAGAATGTCCGCCCAGTTCAAAAAAGTTGTCATCAATTCCCACCTGTTCTACGGCCAAAGCGGTTTGCCAAACTCCTGCGATCGCTTGCTCTAGCTCATTTTGCGGTGCCACATAGTTGATCTGAAGGGTAGGGCGATCGCCTTCTGGAACTGGGAGCGATCGACGATCTACCTTACCGCTGGGAGTGAGCGGGAGCGCATCCAACAGGACATAAGCAGAGGGCACCATATAGTCAGGGAGCCGCTGTTTTAGAAAATCACGCAGTTCTTGTGGGGCCTGAGGGTGACTGTGAACCGGAACCACATAAGCCACCAAACGAACTTGACCCGGTTGCTCTTCTCGCGCCACCGCAATGGCTTCTTGCACATTCGGATGTTGAGCGAATGCCGCTTCAATTTCTCCCAATTCAATCCGAAAACCTCGAATTTTGACCTGATGATCAATCCGTCCCAAGAACTCTAAATGCCCATCGGGTCTGTAACGAACGCGATCGCCAGTTTTGTAGAGGAGTGAGGAGTGAGGAGTGTTCGCTGAAAGCGTTCCCGGGGCGTGGAGTGAGGGGAAAGGGAGATCTTTGAATGGGTTGGGGATAAATCGCTCGTTGGTGAGATCGGGGCGGTTGAGGTAACCTCTTGCCACACCTGCTCCACCGATATACAGTTCACCGGGAACACCAATCGGGACGGGTTGCTGATGGGCATCTAGCACATAAAGCTGCATGTTAGGGAGCGATCGCCCGATAGGAACCTCCTGATCACAGGGTATAGCCCGTGATCCAGCAATATCACAATAGGTCGCTGTCACCGTGGTTTCTGTTGGCCCGTAGCCGTTGACTAAGCGAATTTGAGGGTTGGTGTGTTGTTGCCACAAGCGTAGTGACTCCAGCAGTGCCTTTTCGCCTCCAATGATCACGAGTCGCAGCGATTCGGGTAGCGTCAGGTTTGACGTAGAGAGAACTTGAACCAGTTGATGCCAAAAGGCAGTTGGCAAGTTTAAAACGGTAATGGATTGGTCGAAACAATACTGCAAGAAGCTAGCCATAGACTCGATCATCGAACCTGTTCGCAAGACCAGCGTTCCCCCTGCTGTCAACGTTGGAAAAATCTCTTCTACCGCCACATCAAAGCTAATCGAGGCAAATTGCAGGACGCGATCGCCCAGTTCAATTTCGTAAATCTGAAGGGCACTGGCAATAAAGTGATTTAGCGATCGCCGCTCGATCATGACTCCCTTGGGTTTGCCTGTGGAGCCAGAGGTGTAGATGATATACGCTAAATCTTCTTCCGTCGCGGTACAAGTTGGGTTGCCGGCAGGTTGCTGCTCAATCTCCGTCTCACTGGTGTTGAGGTTGATGCGGTGAACAGCAGAGACATCTGGTAAGGATAAGTCTGAGTGAGTCAGCAGTAACGTCACCTGTGCATCCTCCAGCATGAACGCGAGACGTTCTTTGGGATACGCGGGGTCAAGGGGCACATAGGCACCACCCGCTTTGAGAACTGCCAGGATGCTGATGATGAGATCGGGCGATCGCTCTAAACAAACTCCTACAAATGTGCCTTTTGTTACTCCTAAGCTTTGCAAATAGTGAGTAAGCTGATTAACACGCTCATTCAGTTCTCTGTAAGTTAAGGATGTCTCTGCACCAACCAACGCTGGCATATCCGGAGTGGCGATCGCCTGTTGCTCAAATCGTTCCTGGAACGGTAGTTCTGGAAGCTCCTGAGCTGTTGCATTCCAATCCACCAAAAGCTGTTGACGCTCGGCAGATGGCAAGATAGGGAGCGTCGCGATCGATTGATCGGGTGCTTGCAGAATACCTGTAAGGAGCGTTTGGAAATGCTCCACAAATCGGGCGATCGCCGCTTGGTCAAACAAATCGGTGCTGTACTCCACCCAGCCCATCAGTGTGCCCTGACACTCTTCTAGCTCCAGGCTGAGGTCAAACTGAGAAGTTCCAGTATCGACATCTAGCGATCGCAGCGATAGCCCAGCAAATTCCAAACTGGAGGTTGGTATGTTTTGGAGGGAAAACCAAGTTTGGAAGAGAGGATTACGGCTGATATCACGATCGGGATGCAATTGTTGAACGAGTTGATCGAAGGGTAAATCTTGATGCAAGTAAGCATCCAACGCCACCCGTCGCACTCGTCTCAGCAGTTCTTGAAAACTAGGACTGCCGCTTAAATCTGTCCGCAACACAATGGTATTGACGAAACATCCCATCAAATCTTCAAGGACTGGCTGATTGCGATTAGCACTGGGAGAACCCACCAGCAAATCCGTCTGACCACTGTAGCGGTAAAGCAACACCTTAAAAGCGCTCAACAGCGTCATAAACAGGGTTACGCCTTCCCGCTGGCTCAATGCTTTGAGTCCAACTGTCTGCTCTGGAGAGAGAGCGAAGGCAAATTTAGCACCTCGGAAACTGGGCACCGCCGGACGCGGATAGGTCGTGGGCAGTTGCAACACAGTTAATCCCCCCAATTGCTGCTGCCAGTAAGCCTGATGGGGTTGAAAGGCTCCAGCTTGCCACTGTTGCTGCTGCCATAGGGCGAAGTCTACATACTGAATCGGCAGTTCTGGCAGTGCTCGGGTTTGCTCCAATTGCAAAGCCTGATAACAGGCGGCTAATTCTTGAATCAACACCCGCGTCATCGACCAACCATCGGCGATCGTATGATGGAAGGTGAGGAGTAACACATGCTGAGTATCACTCAAGCGCAGCAACTGGGCGCGCCAGAGGGGATATTGCGCTAAATCAAAAGGTTTACAGGCTTCAGATTGCAGCAGCGATCGCAGTTCTGTTCCTGAATCATGTTCTGGATCATGTATTGATGTGCAATCCAAAATAGAAAGCTGGACATTTAGATCAGCCTCAATCACTTGAGCAGGCTGTCCATTCTGCGATCCAAAGCGAGTTCGAAGGATATCATGCCGTTGCGCGATCGCCTGCAAGCTTTGGTCCAACACCGGAACAGACAAAGCACCTGTGAACTGAATTGCCACTGGTAGATTGTAGAACGGGCTATCGGGTTCTAGTTGCGACAAAAACCAGAGGCGTTGTTGTGCAAAGGATAAGGGATATGTGTCAGCAGTAGCAGTTTCCTGAGGAAACGCTTCGCGAACATGCTTGGAAATCCCTGGATGCGATCGCACTATACCCGCTTCTAGCTGAGACAGAATCCGCTGCATGAGTTCTGTCAAGCTGACATCATCCAAGAAATCAACGGCGGAAATCGTCACCTCCAGATTGATCTCTAGATCATTCTTCAGCATCACGGCCATGATCGAGTCAATCCCTAGCGTATTCAAAGGTTGCTCAGGATTGATCTGCTCAGGACGCACCCCCACCACAGCCGCCACTTGCCGCTGGAGTTCAGCTTGCAAAACAGTTTGACGCTCAGCAGGGGCGATCGCCAATAAATCAGCACGAGTTAGTTCACTGCCTGCACTGGCATCCTGAGTGACATCAACAACGCTACTCCCTGCAACCGCTAAACTTCCTGCCAAAAAGTCAGCCCGACAAGCCCGACGCTGAATTTTGCCGCTGGTGGTCTTGGGGATATGTCCCGGTTTCAGCAGAACGACCGCATATACCTGCACTTCAAACGCTTGGGCGATCGCTGCTCGAATGGCTCCTGCCACTTCTTCAATATCAGGCTGCTGGCGGAATTCGAGTTCCTGCACCACCACAAGCCGTTCTTCTTGATTCACTTCCACCGTAAAAGCAGCACCAGCACCCGCTCTGAGGGCAGGATGGCTAAGCTCGGCAACACGCTCAATATCTTGAGGATAAAGGTTACGACC from Trichocoleus desertorum ATA4-8-CV12 encodes:
- a CDS encoding amino acid adenylation domain-containing protein, with translation MTQQNVEFAIGYATMVELLRERASHQANQRAYIFLADGETESDWLTYAEFDRRSRAIAAQLQSLNLQGERALLLYPPGLDYLTAFFGCLYAGVVAVPAYPPRNARNTPRILSMVQDAEAAIALTTSSLVGKIQSLLSDHSTTLANSASPLNPPMLGDFEPSESNSPQHIALAGIPERGARGATFQWLTTDQLPDDLANDWREPTLTRDTLAFLQYTSGSTGTPKGVMVSHGNLLHNAATTYQYMGHSPESVFVSWLPAYHDMGLIGGILQPLYGGFPCVLMPPATFLQRPYRWLQAIARYKATTSGGPNFAYDLCAQKITPEQRQTLDLSNWKVAFNGAEPIRGETLRAFAETFAECGFRPEAFYPCYGMAEATLMVSGGSLNVAPPIKSVQAIALEQDQVIEAASATEDTRLLVGCGQIIPDQIVAIAHPQNLTSCAAGQVGEVWVTGPSVGQGYWNRPEETQATFGAYLADTGAGPFLRTGDLGFLQEGELFITGRVKDLIIIRGRNLYPQDIERVAELSHPALRAGAGAAFTVEVNQEERLVVVQELEFRQQPDIEEVAGAIRAAIAQAFEVQVYAVVLLKPGHIPKTTSGKIQRRACRADFLAGSLAVAGSSVVDVTQDASAGSELTRADLLAIAPAERQTVLQAELQRQVAAVVGVRPEQINPEQPLNTLGIDSIMAVMLKNDLEINLEVTISAVDFLDDVSLTELMQRILSQLEAGIVRSHPGISKHVREAFPQETATADTYPLSFAQQRLWFLSQLEPDSPFYNLPVAIQFTGALSVPVLDQSLQAIAQRHDILRTRFGSQNGQPAQVIEADLNVQLSILDCTSIHDPEHDSGTELRSLLQSEACKPFDLAQYPLWRAQLLRLSDTQHVLLLTFHHTIADGWSMTRVLIQELAACYQALQLEQTRALPELPIQYVDFALWQQQQWQAGAFQPHQAYWQQQLGGLTVLQLPTTYPRPAVPSFRGAKFAFALSPEQTVGLKALSQREGVTLFMTLLSAFKVLLYRYSGQTDLLVGSPSANRNQPVLEDLMGCFVNTIVLRTDLSGSPSFQELLRRVRRVALDAYLHQDLPFDQLVQQLHPDRDISRNPLFQTWFSLQNIPTSSLEFAGLSLRSLDVDTGTSQFDLSLELEECQGTLMGWVEYSTDLFDQAAIARFVEHFQTLLTGILQAPDQSIATLPILPSAERQQLLVDWNATAQELPELPFQERFEQQAIATPDMPALVGAETSLTYRELNERVNQLTHYLQSLGVTKGTFVGVCLERSPDLIISILAVLKAGGAYVPLDPAYPKERLAFMLEDAQVTLLLTHSDLSLPDVSAVHRINLNTSETEIEQQPAGNPTCTATEEDLAYIIYTSGSTGKPKGVMIERRSLNHFIASALQIYEIELGDRVLQFASISFDVAVEEIFPTLTAGGTLVLRTGSMIESMASFLQYCFDQSITVLNLPTAFWHQLVQVLSTSNLTLPESLRLVIIGGEKALLESLRLWQQHTNPQIRLVNGYGPTETTVTATYCDIAGSRAIPCDQEVPIGRSLPNMQLYVLDAHQQPVPIGVPGELYIGGAGVARGYLNRPDLTNERFIPNPFKDLPFPSLHAPGTLSANTPHSSLLYKTGDRVRYRPDGHLEFLGRIDHQVKIRGFRIELGEIEAAFAQHPNVQEAIAVAREEQPGQVRLVAYVVPVHSHPQAPQELRDFLKQRLPDYMVPSAYVLLDALPLTPSGKVDRRSLPVPEGDRPTLQINYVAPQNELEQAIAGVWQTALAVEQVGIDDNFFELGGHSLLVIQVQQALQSSLKRDIAVIDLFKYPTVRSLAQYLTQHDAPTDLQPVYDRAQRRKAALQDRRASKPTRR
- a CDS encoding SDR family NAD(P)-dependent oxidoreductase encodes the protein MTTNSLDGIAIIGMTGRFPGAKNIQEFWHNLQNGVEAIAWFSDEELLAAGVDPDLLQHPNYVKAGAVLEGIDQFDATFFGYSPREAETLDPQQRLFLECAWEGLEHAGYDPQRYDGRIGVYAGVGWDSYLVFNLAGHPHLLDQTYGYQTVIGNEKDHLTTRVSYKLNLKGPSLDIQTACSTSLVATNLACQSLLSYQCDMALAGGVTVSVPHGTGYLHQTGGILSPDGHCRAFDAQAAGTVAGNGVGVVVLKRLEDAIADRDMIYAVIKGTAINNDGAVKVGYTAPSVEGQAEAIAEALAVAEIEPETISYIETHGTGTALGDPIEISALTQAFRSQTQKKQFCAIGSVKTNIGHLDAAAGVTSLIKTTLALHHQQIPPSLHFEQPNPQIDFANSPFYVNTQLTDWQTPSPRRAGVSSFGIGGTNAHAVLEEAPKIPSSGSSRPWQLLLLSAKTESALEAATTRLSDHLAQHPNQNLADVAYTLQVGRQRFNHRRMVVCRNNNAEAMQILRSQNPKQILTHVEAPQSRSINFLFPGQGAQYVGMGRDLYQSESVFREWIDRGSELLKPMLGLDLRDLLYAPNAEPEQLQQTAIAQPALFLVEYALAQLWMSWGVQPQALTGHSVGEYVAACLAGVFSFEDALKLVAKRGQLMQSLPTGSMLAVSLSEAQIKPWLNDDLSLAAINALNLCVVSGATAAIEELRDRLTAKNIECRLLHTSHAFHSAMMEPILASFRVAVSQVKLQPPTRRLLSNLTGTWMTAAEATSPDYWVQHLRQTVRFSVGVSQLLQEPNCILLEVGPGRTLSTLIRQHQSQASGQVILTSLRHPKDAQKDTESDVSFLLNILGRLWLAGVEIDWSGFYADEQRRRLPLPTYPFERQRYWIDPPSKQVNSTPASPTPTLGKKPKVSDWFYVPSWQQAPLVAPAIATAQRYLIFADSSGVGSDLATQLEQAGHTVTSVMIGDRFIQQDDRTYSINPQAPEDYQTLFQAIPQQPTAIVHCWNLEEKRSPEEKQALGFYSLLYLAQQNSNDRIHLTLLTQDLYDITGQEALDPAAATSLGFCRVLPREQPNLTCCHIDIDSHTSNTSCSPQNIALAGIPERGARGAQLVSELLSVTSDHAFQQIAYRGRHRWVQSLQSLCLESSSEPQIQLQPGGVYLITGGLGGIGLSLACYLAELVQAKLVLVSRSGQAESQTLQNLEALGAEVLVVAADVTNREQMRDAIAQTLKRFGKLNGVIHAAGIAGGGIAQLKTFEAAAAVLAPKVQGTLVLEEVLQDIPLDFLCLCSSLSSIIGEFGQTDYCAANAFLDAFAPYWTAKYGSKAIAINWDIWQQVGMAVNTAVPEALRQQRADSLQQGLTTEEGVEVFKRILQNGLPQVIVSTQDLQAVLEQHQQAVLQQKSPSIDQFVSSASEGRSRDHLLPHTTYVAPRHAVEQQIADIWQDLLGVELIGIHDNFFELGGHSLLAVQAVSRLRDLFQVELPLRVLLSEASTIAELAQWIESQQPQDEDLEAIAQLLADIENLTPEQLQSQLETSR